The Halobacterium sp. R2-5 DNA segment CTATAAACTCCGTGCGTGGCGCTCACCTATCGAGAGAACAGTGAGGATTGCGGGTTTCGGTCCGTCATACCTGCATGAGGATGTTACCGACGGAGATACTGGATTACACGTTCGGCTATTGTGGGTTATCAGCAAACACTCCACAGTATGAGTACACGTAACGCCAGAGTCGATCCTCGCCAGTTCGTTAAGAACCTGCTTCAATTCCGGTATCGAGAAGTAACGATGCTGTTCGCGACGCTCGCGGTTCTTACGTGCTCGATCGTCTTCTTCCCTGGATGGGATAACGTTTCGAAGGGCGTCCAGTCGAACGTCTCGACCGAATTACTCCTGCTCTTTGCTGTCGTCGCTGTTGTCGCAGGCGTCGTGAAGGGGATGATAGGCTTTGGATACGCACTGATTACGACCCCCATCTTTGCCTCTGTTATAGACCCGACAATTGCGGTTGTCGTTCTCGCTATCCCACCCTGGATGATCAATATGTTCCAGATCGGGGAGACCAAGACTGGTCTGTCGTTCGTCCGGGAGGAATGGCTTCTCATCCTACTGGCAATCGTTGGGTCAATTACCGGCGTCTACTTCCTTGCCCAGTACAGCGCCGGACCGATTGTACCGTTTCTCATCGGGGTGATTATCTTCGCGTACGTCGTTTTTCAGGTCGTTCAGAATTTTGTGACGATCGAAGAAGCACACCACCCAATCGCACTCAGTACCGCTGGCTTTCTCGAAGGATTCCTGCTCGCAGTATCTAACCTCGGGCCGCTACTCCCGGCGTATTTCCATACGTTCGAGCGTGATACCGAGCGCTATATCGGCGGGCTCTCTATGGTTCTCGGAATCATCTTCACAGTCCGCATTCTTCAGATGGCGCTTTTCACGAATCTCATGACCACGTACCGGCTCTGGCTCGGGTCCATTATTGCGGTTATCACGATTGTGGGGCTTCTCCTCGGAACCTATCTACGCCGACTCGAGGTCGACGACCAGAAGTTCAACTGGTTCGTTATCACCCTGCTGTTCGTCATCTCGGTCAACATTTTCCGAAACACGGTCCCGAAGCTTTTCTAGCGCGTTAGGGTTTGATATCCGCGTATCCCTGGTTCTGGAGGCGCGTTAACTCCCTGACATCGGACGACACGAAACCGACTCCTTCGACCGGGTCGTCTTCTGAGGCGTCGGTCCCTTCGGTCGTATTGCTCGACTGTCACGCCACGGCCGAAATCCATGATTTGCTCACACACCTGGGACGTAGCTTTCGAGAGTTCCAGCTCAGCGCTATTTGTGACGATCCCGACCTTCCGACATTTGATATAGTATCATAGGATTTATTCAGGGTTGTATCTCCCTGATTCGGCTGGTAGGAGCTCTGGAACTCTGGAAATCGACGAATTCCCTCGATAGGAATACTGGTCGTGATTACCCCAATAATCATGACCACATTGAAGTACCCCGACGCTGTGGGGTAAGCACGAATGCTGCAATCGGCTCACGACGACGCTTTCCCCGAAGTAGAGCCACTGAGAACAGGTTCGGAGAACCGTGCGGGTTCGGTCATTGTCTGACCGGACACTCTCGACGCCGCTCGACGACAGCTTCGAGCGGTACCTCCAGGACAAGGGGAAAGGCCGCGGTGGCGACGGCGGGAACTATCGACGTAATGCAGCACGCGAACTAAGGCGGTTCGTGGAGTGGGCTGCCGGCGACCGCGGTGGTGACAGCTGGACTGGGATCGTCCCCGATGACGTTGACCGAGAACCTACCTTCGAGGACCTTGACGAACGTGTCTTCCGTGAATACGCGCGCCATCTCGCTGGTGACCGGGGCCTCAAACAGAATACTGTACAAACCTATTATCGCTATATCTCTGCGTGGTGTGGCTGGTGCGTCAACGAGGGCTACCTCGAGGCGCACTACGCGCAGCGGGCGAGCGCGATGGCGCCGCTGCCTGAAGACGACGGCCGCAAGCCCGGTGACCAGCAGGCCTGGACGTCCGAACAGCGCCACGCACTCACTCGGTACGTCGACGAGCAGGCCCGTGACACCATCGAGACCTACACGACTCTCCCGGAGGATGTTCCCCCTCTTGAGCGGCAGCGAGCGCGCTACGTGGCGTTGAAGGCGGCTCGTGACCGCGCTCTCGTGTTTGTCCTTGCGTACACCGCTGTCCGAGTTGGCGAGGTCCTTCGGGACCCCAACGACCCACGCCGGCGTGGGGTTCGGTGGGAGGAGATCTCGCTTGAGGATGGGAGTATGGATGTCTACCGAAAGAAACAGCAGTGGGATGCGGCGAGCCTTCCTGATCCGGTAATTTCGCCGCTGCGGAGCTATCGTCAGTTGATGGATCCTCCGTCGGAGCGGTGGCCTGTGTTTCCGACGTTCGACCAGCGAACGCTCGCAACCCTCGTCCAAGACGGGCTGGCCGATCGCGGATTTCAACCGGATGCAATCGACGAGCGACGTGCTGCCTACGCTCGTGACTTCTTACTGGCCCTCGACGAGGATATTCGGCCGTCGTCGATTACGACGGATGGTGCACGATCAATCCTCCAACGGCTCTCCGAAGCCGCTGAAATCGACATCGATGACTCCAAACACGATTATCTCGCCCCCCATGGTGGACGACGTGGGATGGGTGAGGTCCTCGTCCGAGCGTTTGGGTACACGGTTGCTGCCCGATATCTGGACAACTCCGAAGAAATGGTCCGGGAACACTACTCGCACATCGAGGCTGGCGAACTAGGCGATGTTGCCACAGAAGCGCTTAGTGAGATTGAGAACTGAGTCTGCTAGTCCTTGTTCGGCCATTGGATGCCGTTCAGTTTTGTACACCACCCCTAAAGACGAAGAATCACCTCTCAAAGGTCACTGTCTCACGTACTCGGGCGACTGACGTTAGAACAGGGTATGTCCATGGCTGGTCATCGTAGGCATACGCACATAACGAGAGACCCTGAGTGTGGTCAAGGTCGTCTCGTTCTTGGAGCCGTTCCTGTCGCGCAGCTGCAATTGCGTCAAGTCGCGTTGTGAAGGAATCAGTATACCAGTCCGGAATTACTGTCGTTTGAAGCGGTGAGCAAATCTCTTCTAGTGAAGTCCATGCGTCTCTTACTGACTTCTCCTCTACGTCAAGCATTCTGAGGACTTCCTCTCGTCTCTTAACCGTCTCTCTTACCTTCAGCTGGAGTGCGGACTTGTACTGTGGGGTAAAGGCTGCCGACGTTGCATCTTCAAATATGCCAACGTACTTTGGTCCGAATTCATTCTTGAAGTGTTCCACAAGTGTCTCATCATATACTCGCTCGTAATGTGGGACGTCCATTACTGTTTGCCGGTACGCATTGCGGAGTTGGGTAACTCTCCCAGCATCCGTACTTTGACGGCTGAGACCTGCTGCTGGATGT contains these protein-coding regions:
- a CDS encoding sulfite exporter TauE/SafE family protein is translated as MSTRNARVDPRQFVKNLLQFRYREVTMLFATLAVLTCSIVFFPGWDNVSKGVQSNVSTELLLLFAVVAVVAGVVKGMIGFGYALITTPIFASVIDPTIAVVVLAIPPWMINMFQIGETKTGLSFVREEWLLILLAIVGSITGVYFLAQYSAGPIVPFLIGVIIFAYVVFQVVQNFVTIEEAHHPIALSTAGFLEGFLLAVSNLGPLLPAYFHTFERDTERYIGGLSMVLGIIFTVRILQMALFTNLMTTYRLWLGSIIAVITIVGLLLGTYLRRLEVDDQKFNWFVITLLFVISVNIFRNTVPKLF
- a CDS encoding phage integrase SAM-like domain-containing protein gives rise to the protein MSDRTLSTPLDDSFERYLQDKGKGRGGDGGNYRRNAARELRRFVEWAAGDRGGDSWTGIVPDDVDREPTFEDLDERVFREYARHLAGDRGLKQNTVQTYYRYISAWCGWCVNEGYLEAHYAQRASAMAPLPEDDGRKPGDQQAWTSEQRHALTRYVDEQARDTIETYTTLPEDVPPLERQRARYVALKAARDRALVFVLAYTAVRVGEVLRDPNDPRRRGVRWEEISLEDGSMDVYRKKQQWDAASLPDPVISPLRSYRQLMDPPSERWPVFPTFDQRTLATLVQDGLADRGFQPDAIDERRAAYARDFLLALDEDIRPSSITTDGARSILQRLSEAAEIDIDDSKHDYLAPHGGRRGMGEVLVRAFGYTVAARYLDNSEEMVREHYSHIEAGELGDVATEALSEIEN